Proteins encoded together in one bacterium window:
- a CDS encoding Fic family protein, with the protein MAAPNEKLAQSLEVLKQFQDKDGVAIIKSDALSRTHRERLLKNGFIKEVMKGWYISNNPQERKGESTSWYSSFWKFCSVYLNDRFEKDWCISPEQSILIHCENWTIPKQLLIRSSKASNNVTNLLFDTSLVDAALTMPAEKDIIEKNGIRIFSLTSALLASTPNFFLQNPIDARTALTAVKDASEILSPLLEGGNSVVAGRLAGAFRNIGRDRIADEIIKTMKAAGYDIRESDPFENKLQYTFTNRTTSPYVNRIKLMWQQMREPVLKYFPKPPGIPTDKTSYFKHINDNYKTDAYHSLSIEGYRVTSELIERVMGGNWNPNINEKDNEQKNALASRGYFLAFEAVKKSIAKIFEGENPGKVADDDHGDWYREMFSPSVTAGLLRPSDLAGYRNSQVFISNSNHIPMSCNGVRDAMPVLFEMLQEEKEPAVRAVLGHFIFVYIHPYIDGNGRIGRFLMNVMLASGGFPWTVIPLERRNDYMSALEIASVEQNINDFAKFIAKLVSRED; encoded by the coding sequence ATGGCAGCACCAAACGAAAAACTAGCTCAATCCCTTGAAGTGCTAAAGCAGTTCCAGGATAAGGATGGAGTGGCAATAATAAAATCTGATGCACTCTCAAGAACCCATAGAGAGCGATTGTTGAAAAATGGTTTCATTAAAGAAGTGATGAAGGGATGGTACATTTCCAATAATCCACAGGAAAGAAAAGGTGAAAGTACTTCTTGGTATTCATCTTTTTGGAAGTTTTGTTCTGTTTACCTGAATGATCGTTTCGAGAAGGATTGGTGCATTTCGCCCGAACAATCAATATTAATACATTGTGAAAACTGGACGATACCAAAGCAGTTGTTAATTCGTTCTTCCAAAGCAAGTAATAATGTTACCAACCTTTTATTTGATACATCACTTGTAGATGCAGCGCTAACTATGCCTGCAGAAAAAGATATTATTGAAAAGAATGGCATTCGTATTTTCTCATTAACTTCTGCCTTGTTGGCGAGTACACCAAATTTCTTTTTACAAAACCCAATAGATGCCCGGACAGCATTAACTGCTGTAAAAGATGCCTCAGAAATTTTGTCACCGCTTCTTGAAGGCGGTAATAGTGTTGTTGCTGGCAGGCTGGCGGGTGCATTCAGAAATATCGGAAGAGACCGCATTGCTGACGAAATTATTAAAACTATGAAAGCAGCCGGCTATGATATACGGGAAAGTGATCCGTTTGAAAACAAGCTTCAATATACTTTCACAAACCGCACAACTTCTCCATATGTAAACAGAATTAAATTAATGTGGCAGCAGATGCGAGAACCTGTGCTAAAATATTTCCCAAAACCTCCGGGAATTCCCACAGATAAAACTTCTTACTTCAAACATATTAATGATAATTATAAAACAGACGCATACCATTCATTATCTATTGAAGGTTACAGGGTAACATCAGAACTGATAGAACGTGTAATGGGTGGTAACTGGAACCCGAACATAAATGAAAAAGATAATGAGCAGAAAAATGCTCTTGCATCACGTGGTTATTTTCTTGCCTTTGAAGCTGTTAAAAAAAGTATAGCAAAAATATTTGAAGGTGAAAATCCCGGAAAAGTAGCAGACGATGATCATGGTGATTGGTATAGAGAGATGTTTAGTCCATCTGTAACAGCAGGATTATTACGCCCATCTGATCTTGCTGGTTACAGGAATTCACAAGTTTTCATTTCCAACTCAAATCATATTCCGATGAGTTGTAATGGTGTCCGGGATGCAATGCCGGTATTATTCGAAATGCTGCAGGAGGAAAAAGAACCGGCAGTTCGGGCAGTACTCGGACATTTCATTTTTGTTTATATTCACCCTTATATAGATGGCAACGGAAGAATTGGAAGATTTCTGATGAATGTAATGCTGGCATCTGGAGGATTCCCCTGGACTGTTATTCCCTTAGAAAGACGAAATGATTATATGAGTGCATTGGAAATAGCTAGTGTTGAACAAAACATTAATGACTTTGCAAAATTTATCGCAAAACTAGTTTCTAGGGAAGATTAG
- a CDS encoding GIY-YIG nuclease family protein: protein MSPLHWHTNNLEDRLFRHNTNRNKFTKGKGSSSLVASIKCHSKSEAYNLELKLKKMKNPEKAIKYLKSLVQSIPT, encoded by the coding sequence ATTTCTCCACTACATTGGCACACAAATAATCTTGAGGATAGATTATTCAGACATAATACTAATAGAAATAAATTCACGAAGGGTAAAGGATCTTCGAGTTTGGTTGCTTCCATAAAATGCCATTCAAAATCTGAAGCTTACAATCTTGAATTGAAACTTAAAAAAATGAAAAATCCTGAAAAAGCTATCAAATATTTGAAAAGCCTGGTTCAGAGCATCCCGACTTAG
- a CDS encoding multiubiquitin domain-containing protein: MKTEVVEKKHKYKIKVDEMILEFNEPIVAGSEILIKAGKTPVECFTLYQKFRGCDFEKISPDEKVDLSKPGLEHFTVKLPEVFHYTVDGEPETTDKSYLTANEILQLAGLNPTDYYLTQIYPNDVSYKDNPNEPIEMICPGYKFISAYRSGYTSSVR, translated from the coding sequence ATGAAAACGGAAGTAGTAGAAAAGAAACACAAATATAAAATCAAAGTCGATGAAATGATTTTAGAGTTTAATGAACCGATAGTAGCCGGTTCTGAGATTCTAATCAAAGCTGGAAAGACACCAGTTGAGTGTTTTACTTTGTATCAGAAATTCAGGGGATGTGATTTTGAAAAAATAAGTCCTGATGAAAAGGTAGATCTTTCCAAACCTGGGCTTGAGCACTTCACAGTTAAACTGCCTGAGGTTTTTCATTATACAGTTGATGGGGAGCCCGAGACAACAGACAAATCTTATTTAACTGCAAACGAAATACTCCAATTAGCAGGTTTAAATCCAACCGATTATTATCTTACACAAATTTATCCGAATGATGTTTCCTATAAAGATAATCCGAATGAGCCGATTGAAATGATATGTCCAGGGTATAAGTTTATTTCTGCCTATCGTAGCGGGTACACCAGTAGCGTGAGGTAA
- a CDS encoding ThiF family adenylyltransferase: MNNYSVILTDKIHKQLCKHLIRLDGQEDLCFATYVPSSGSERFTGIISKIILPFENERSVHGNAEFYSNYLIRSAKIASERKEGLVFLHSHPFPGWQRVSYPDEIAEKRISTTAFAMTGTPLLGMTLGNDESWSARFWFKDEKIKRTYHRKWCISVRVIGEKLSVTFNDRLLKPKSSNQTQIRTISSWGQKTQDDISRLKIGIVGLGSVGSIVAEILCRTGITNFVLIDFDSVEAKNLDRTQGAYKSDIGKAKIEVIARSIKNSSPVANIFVDPVEFSICEEEGYKAALDCDVLFSCVDRPWARQVLNFISYAHLIPVIDGGITVRTNSSNTKLLGASWRAHRVGYDRTCLECLGQFNSENAKLESEGFLDDPEYIKGMTDKSVINNGENVFAFSSHVASMEVLQFISLFVSPGGVPDIGSQIYQMSLGKLEKDDKICHPNCFYHSVIGKGDHPNVQIYGKHEIAELKRNGRITKIKKVS, from the coding sequence ATGAATAATTATAGTGTAATACTGACCGACAAAATTCACAAACAACTCTGTAAGCATCTAATAAGACTTGATGGACAGGAAGATCTTTGTTTTGCTACATATGTTCCAAGTAGCGGTAGTGAAAGATTCACAGGAATAATCTCCAAAATAATTTTACCTTTTGAGAATGAACGAAGTGTACACGGAAATGCAGAATTCTACTCTAATTATTTAATCCGTTCAGCAAAAATTGCATCGGAAAGAAAAGAAGGACTCGTTTTTCTTCACTCTCATCCGTTCCCCGGATGGCAGAGAGTGAGTTACCCCGACGAAATTGCAGAGAAGAGAATATCGACAACGGCTTTTGCAATGACTGGAACACCTCTATTGGGAATGACATTAGGTAATGATGAATCCTGGAGTGCAAGATTCTGGTTTAAGGATGAAAAAATAAAAAGAACTTATCATAGAAAATGGTGTATTTCTGTTAGAGTTATCGGAGAAAAATTATCGGTTACTTTTAACGATAGACTTTTAAAACCAAAAAGCAGTAATCAAACACAAATAAGAACTATTTCATCGTGGGGTCAAAAAACGCAAGATGATATTTCAAGATTAAAAATTGGAATTGTCGGCTTAGGTAGTGTTGGTAGTATAGTTGCAGAAATTCTTTGCCGTACTGGCATTACAAATTTTGTTTTAATTGATTTTGATTCAGTGGAAGCAAAAAATTTAGATCGAACTCAGGGTGCATATAAATCTGATATAGGAAAAGCAAAAATTGAGGTAATTGCAAGGTCAATCAAGAACAGTTCTCCAGTAGCAAATATTTTTGTTGATCCGGTTGAATTTAGTATTTGTGAAGAAGAAGGCTACAAAGCTGCTCTTGACTGTGATGTATTATTTAGTTGTGTCGATAGACCTTGGGCAAGACAGGTATTAAATTTTATATCCTATGCACATTTGATTCCAGTAATTGATGGAGGAATAACAGTCCGAACAAATTCTTCCAACACTAAATTACTTGGTGCAAGTTGGCGTGCACATAGGGTAGGTTACGATAGAACCTGTTTAGAATGTTTGGGACAATTTAATTCAGAAAATGCAAAACTTGAAAGCGAAGGTTTTTTGGATGATCCGGAGTATATAAAAGGAATGACTGATAAGAGTGTCATCAATAATGGAGAAAATGTCTTTGCATTCAGTTCTCACGTAGCTTCAATGGAAGTTTTACAATTTATATCACTGTTTGTTTCTCCTGGGGGCGTGCCCGATATAGGATCACAGATTTATCAGATGTCATTAGGCAAGTTGGAAAAGGATGATAAGATTTGTCATCCAAACTGTTTTTATCATTCTGTCATCGGGAAGGGTGATCATCCTAATGTTCAAATTTATGGTAAGCACGAAATTGCTGAACTAAAAAGAAATGGAAGAATTACTAAAATCAAAAAGGTATCTTAA
- a CDS encoding helix-turn-helix transcriptional regulator — protein MKKNLNVDKLGEMIKSKRGNKGLRETAAEIGEVSASTLSRIEQGKLPDVETFLKLCDWLEVSPEKLKYSQPPSSSKSEKEIIAHLRADKNLKPETASSLIKMIELAYRVDGKKH, from the coding sequence ATGAAGAAGAATTTAAACGTTGATAAGTTGGGTGAAATGATTAAGTCGAAACGGGGTAATAAAGGATTAAGAGAAACTGCTGCTGAAATTGGAGAGGTTAGTGCTTCAACTTTATCTAGAATTGAGCAAGGTAAGCTGCCTGATGTAGAAACATTCCTAAAACTTTGTGATTGGCTTGAGGTTTCACCAGAGAAATTGAAATACTCTCAACCCCCATCCAGTTCAAAAAGTGAAAAAGAAATAATTGCACATTTAAGGGCCGATAAGAATCTAAAACCCGAAACGGCTTCCTCTTTAATTAAAATGATTGAACTTGCATATAGAGTTGATGGGAAAAAACATTGA
- a CDS encoding ImmA/IrrE family metallo-endopeptidase, whose translation MKRGFKSWAEKKAEEYRILLGKKYYHSLFANELADHLGLKIITPQHIPNLSKKDSSILLNHDHNSWSAITIKNYLGEYIIISNPSHSKKRQESDLMHEMAHIICEHTMEKIKIRTDFPFPLRDYNTEQEEEAKWFGGCLQVPRRALVQMIYKGLDINELSDHFSASIDMINYRLRMTGVEKQINWQKT comes from the coding sequence TTGAAAAGAGGGTTTAAAAGTTGGGCCGAGAAAAAGGCAGAAGAATATAGAATTCTACTTGGTAAAAAATATTATCACTCATTATTTGCAAATGAATTAGCTGACCATCTTGGTTTAAAAATAATTACTCCACAGCATATACCTAATTTATCAAAGAAGGATTCTTCTATACTATTAAATCACGATCATAATAGCTGGTCTGCTATTACAATAAAAAATTACTTAGGTGAATATATTATTATTAGTAATCCCTCCCATTCAAAAAAAAGACAAGAAAGTGATTTAATGCACGAAATGGCTCACATTATTTGTGAGCATACTATGGAAAAAATAAAAATTAGAACTGACTTCCCTTTCCCTTTAAGAGATTATAACACTGAACAAGAGGAAGAAGCAAAGTGGTTTGGAGGATGCTTACAGGTCCCGCGGCGTGCTTTGGTACAAATGATTTATAAAGGGTTGGACATTAATGAATTATCTGATCATTTCAGTGCAAGTATAGATATGATAAATTATCGATTAAGGATGACCGGGGTTGAAAAGCAAATTAATTGGCAAAAAACTTAG
- a CDS encoding multifunctional oxoglutarate decarboxylase/oxoglutarate dehydrogenase thiamine pyrophosphate-binding subunit/dihydrolipoyllysine-residue succinyltransferase subunit, protein MKSKSLSKKQLEELEKFGANTWFIEYLYDEYVKSPDKVPEQWRKFFGDISSPEGGNGKNMSGSTLQSVNIPLPQPGENDEVQIIAGSSEKILANMVNSLSVPVATSQRTIPVKLLEENRTLINNHLQRTIKKKISFTHLISWAILKAVQSMPVMNNAYTIIDGKPQIIKRKDVNLGLAIDIERKDGSRSLIVPNIKSANKLNFNEFWNAYEDLISRSRKGTIDPNEFLGTTITLTNPGTIGTVASVPRLMVGQGTIIATGAIQYNAEYQAMSQTTISTLGISKTMNITSTYDHRIIQGAESGLFLKAINDLLLGQDDFYDDIFESLKLPFKPLRWQTDYQPGIFETTANTEEIVKQAKVLQLINLFRVRGHLIADLDPLGSKTQYHAELDPVSYNLTIWDLDRHFITGGFGNLNTATLREILNILEKTYCDKIGVEYMHIQSPAEKAWLQNKMEPVKNTPNFDNETKINILKKLIAAESFEHFIHSKFVGHKRFSLEGSETLIPLIDLILSESADHNIKEVVMGMAHRGRLNVLANVIGKSYESIFVEFEDIRDPDSIGGSGDVKYHLGATGNYKTLGGKSITVSVAANPSHLEWVNPVVEGMVRAKQTRMGDNKSHVKVMSLLIHGDAAFAGQGIVAETLNLSQLSGYRTGGTVHIIVNNQIGFTTTPDEARSSQYATDVAKMIQAPIFHVNGDDPEAALWVTKLACEYRQIFKKDVVIDLFGYRRHGHNEGDEPGFTQPILYAKIKEHPSVRQIYQEKLISEKIISENEIKKFNDSLNNTMNASIEKIRKESKKFEGDLILAVPKKEIEVIHSEKNTSISDEALKTIIDGITKIPQDFNGHPKLAKFLESRRKLIDGSGKADWAFAESLAFGSLLLEGIPVRLSGQDSVRGTFSQRHLAFTDIKTGAEYFPLNHLNENQAHLEALDSLLSEAAVLGFEFGYSVVDPLSLVIWEAQFGDFANGAQIIIDNFIVASYEKWQIPNNLVMLLPHGFEGQGPEHSSARLERFLILSAENNMQVCNVTTPAQYFHLLRRQMKSGMKIPLVLMTPKSLLRYPDAKSAKEEFLNGKFEEVIDDDTIQNPKKVDHLILTSGKVYYDLTKFRADNKINNTAIIRIEQFYPYASKKIRKIVEKYPSVKKVKWVQEEPKNMGAWNFLYHRLRNDLPKDCELDYSGRSESASPAVGSYKISTQQQKKLVKDSFN, encoded by the coding sequence AAAATTCTGGCAAATATGGTAAACAGTTTGTCTGTCCCAGTGGCAACATCACAAAGAACAATTCCTGTAAAACTGCTTGAAGAGAATAGAACTCTGATAAATAATCATCTTCAGAGAACGATTAAAAAGAAAATCTCTTTCACCCATCTAATCAGCTGGGCTATTCTTAAAGCAGTTCAATCAATGCCGGTGATGAATAATGCTTATACAATCATTGATGGTAAACCTCAAATCATTAAAAGAAAAGATGTTAATCTTGGACTCGCTATTGATATCGAACGAAAAGATGGCTCACGTTCATTGATTGTTCCGAATATTAAAAGTGCAAATAAATTAAACTTCAATGAGTTTTGGAATGCATACGAAGATCTTATCAGCAGATCACGAAAAGGAACTATTGATCCAAATGAATTTCTCGGAACTACTATAACACTAACCAATCCGGGAACAATTGGAACAGTGGCTTCTGTCCCAAGATTAATGGTTGGTCAGGGAACCATCATAGCAACCGGTGCAATTCAATATAACGCTGAATACCAGGCAATGTCTCAAACAACAATTTCAACTCTTGGTATCAGCAAAACGATGAACATTACAAGTACTTATGATCATAGAATAATTCAGGGAGCTGAATCCGGATTATTTCTTAAAGCAATAAATGATCTTCTTTTAGGTCAAGATGATTTTTACGATGATATTTTTGAGTCGTTAAAGCTTCCTTTCAAACCTCTGAGATGGCAGACAGATTATCAGCCGGGAATATTTGAAACCACTGCAAACACAGAAGAGATTGTTAAGCAGGCAAAAGTCTTGCAATTAATTAATTTATTCAGAGTAAGAGGTCATCTTATTGCTGATCTTGATCCGCTTGGTTCTAAAACTCAATACCACGCAGAGTTAGATCCCGTAAGTTATAATTTGACAATATGGGATCTGGATCGACATTTTATTACCGGCGGTTTTGGCAATTTGAATACTGCTACACTACGTGAAATCCTCAATATCCTTGAGAAAACTTATTGTGATAAAATTGGTGTTGAGTACATGCACATCCAAAGTCCGGCTGAGAAAGCTTGGCTTCAAAATAAAATGGAACCAGTGAAGAACACCCCAAACTTTGATAATGAAACAAAGATAAATATTCTGAAAAAGCTTATCGCTGCTGAATCATTTGAACATTTCATCCACAGCAAGTTTGTTGGTCATAAAAGATTTTCACTAGAAGGCAGTGAAACGTTAATTCCTCTGATTGATTTGATACTTAGTGAATCTGCAGACCATAATATTAAAGAAGTAGTGATGGGGATGGCTCACCGCGGAAGACTAAACGTTTTAGCAAATGTCATTGGTAAATCTTATGAATCAATCTTTGTCGAGTTTGAAGATATCAGGGATCCGGATTCAATCGGGGGTTCCGGTGATGTAAAATATCATCTGGGTGCAACAGGCAATTACAAAACATTAGGTGGAAAAAGCATAACTGTATCTGTAGCCGCAAATCCAAGTCACCTTGAATGGGTTAATCCTGTTGTTGAAGGAATGGTTAGAGCAAAGCAAACACGAATGGGTGACAATAAAAGTCATGTTAAAGTGATGTCTCTATTGATTCACGGAGATGCTGCATTTGCCGGACAAGGAATCGTTGCAGAAACTTTGAATCTTTCGCAATTAAGCGGATACAGGACCGGCGGAACTGTTCACATAATAGTCAATAATCAAATTGGATTTACTACCACTCCTGATGAAGCCCGGTCTTCACAATATGCAACTGATGTTGCAAAGATGATTCAGGCGCCAATTTTCCATGTAAATGGTGATGATCCCGAAGCGGCTCTTTGGGTTACCAAACTTGCCTGTGAGTACAGACAAATATTTAAGAAAGATGTTGTTATTGATTTATTCGGATACAGACGTCATGGACACAACGAAGGTGACGAACCAGGATTCACGCAGCCGATATTGTACGCAAAAATAAAGGAACATCCTTCGGTAAGACAGATTTACCAGGAAAAATTAATTAGCGAAAAGATTATTTCTGAGAATGAAATCAAGAAGTTCAATGACAGTTTGAACAACACAATGAATGCTTCCATCGAAAAGATCAGGAAAGAAAGTAAGAAATTCGAAGGTGATCTTATCCTTGCTGTTCCAAAAAAGGAAATTGAAGTAATCCATTCAGAAAAAAATACTTCAATTTCAGATGAAGCACTGAAAACTATAATCGATGGTATAACAAAAATCCCGCAGGATTTTAACGGACATCCCAAACTCGCAAAATTTCTTGAAAGTAGAAGAAAATTAATTGATGGTTCGGGAAAAGCTGATTGGGCATTTGCGGAATCATTGGCTTTCGGCAGTTTACTTCTTGAAGGAATTCCAGTGAGACTTAGCGGTCAGGACAGCGTGAGAGGAACATTCAGCCAGCGACATCTTGCTTTTACTGATATAAAAACCGGGGCCGAATATTTTCCATTAAACCACCTAAACGAAAATCAAGCCCATCTGGAAGCACTGGACAGCTTACTTTCTGAAGCTGCTGTACTTGGATTTGAATTTGGTTACAGCGTTGTCGATCCTTTATCTCTCGTTATTTGGGAAGCCCAGTTCGGTGATTTTGCTAACGGCGCGCAGATCATCATTGATAACTTCATCGTAGCATCTTATGAAAAATGGCAAATTCCGAATAATCTTGTAATGCTTCTACCACATGGATTTGAAGGACAGGGTCCAGAACATTCCAGTGCACGACTTGAAAGATTCCTCATACTCAGTGCTGAGAATAATATGCAGGTTTGCAACGTTACTACTCCAGCACAATATTTTCATCTTTTACGAAGACAAATGAAATCTGGTATGAAAATACCTTTAGTATTAATGACACCCAAAAGTTTGCTTAGATACCCCGACGCTAAATCAGCAAAGGAAGAATTCCTCAATGGGAAATTCGAAGAAGTTATCGATGATGATACAATTCAGAATCCAAAGAAAGTAGATCATTTGATTTTAACAAGCGGAAAAGTTTATTACGATCTGACTAAATTCCGAGCAGATAATAAAATAAATAATACTGCAATCATCAGAATCGAGCAGTTTTATCCCTACGCTTCAAAAAAGATTAGAAAAATTGTTGAAAAATATCCATCAGTAAAAAAAGTAAAATGGGTTCAGGAAGAACCTAAAAATATGGGAGCCTGGAATTTTTTGTATCACAGGCTACGTAATGATCTGCCAAAAGATTGTGAATTGGATTACTCAGGAAGATCGGAGAGTGCGAGTCCGGCTGTTGGTTCTTACAAGATTTCGACACAGCAGCAAAAGAAACTAGTTAAAGATTCTTTTAACTAA
- a CDS encoding DUF2188 domain-containing protein produces the protein MSRKNDRIVFKTTGGDWVNKKTSAGKASSLHSSQKVAEDAARKMLRNQGGGELITKGRDGKIRSKDTIAPGNDPNPPKDKEH, from the coding sequence ATGAGCAGAAAGAATGATAGAATCGTTTTCAAGACAACAGGTGGAGACTGGGTAAATAAAAAGACTAGTGCTGGTAAGGCATCATCTCTACATTCATCACAGAAAGTTGCTGAAGATGCTGCAAGAAAAATGCTTAGAAATCAGGGAGGTGGTGAATTGATTACTAAAGGTCGTGATGGTAAAATTCGTAGTAAAGATACTATTGCCCCTGGTAATGACCCTAACCCACCAAAAGATAAGGAACATTAA
- a CDS encoding metal-dependent hydrolase produces MPNGNIHKTAGAVIGSITYLAIKNDSQKREQADLGELILSTSIGLSTSRLPDILEPAIHPNHRAFYHSLTFGCVVGFVGVQAWKDFQLKRNERKVKGIQPRSPREYVDVAIILTCSSILLHLVMDGFTKKGLNII; encoded by the coding sequence ATGCCTAATGGAAATATTCATAAAACTGCTGGTGCAGTTATAGGATCAATTACTTACCTGGCTATTAAAAATGATTCCCAAAAGAGAGAACAAGCTGATCTTGGTGAACTTATATTATCAACAAGTATTGGTCTAAGCACATCAAGACTTCCAGATATTCTTGAACCTGCTATCCATCCAAATCATAGAGCTTTTTACCACAGCCTAACTTTCGGATGTGTTGTAGGATTTGTTGGAGTCCAAGCTTGGAAAGATTTTCAGTTAAAAAGAAATGAAAGAAAGGTTAAGGGCATACAGCCGCGGAGTCCTCGAGAGTATGTCGATGTAGCAATCATTTTAACATGCAGTTCGATATTGCTTCACTTAGTAATGGACGGATTTACAAAAAAGGGTTTAAATATTATTTAA
- a CDS encoding STAS domain-containing protein: MNNFELRHHNDYVIASVNLDKATFQEAIEFKSMIDDEIEKGFHNIVISLNDCDFLDSAFVGVLVVIWKKVKIRGGSLKLVKRGIFNHSVLHLTGAIEIFEKYDSVLEALASSTSTA, from the coding sequence ATGAACAACTTTGAATTAAGACATCATAACGATTATGTGATTGCATCAGTCAATCTTGATAAAGCTACTTTTCAGGAAGCAATAGAATTCAAGAGTATGATAGATGATGAAATCGAAAAAGGATTCCATAATATTGTCATATCTTTGAATGATTGTGATTTTCTGGATTCTGCTTTCGTTGGTGTTTTAGTTGTGATTTGGAAAAAGGTTAAGATCAGAGGTGGTTCATTAAAGCTGGTTAAGCGTGGGATATTTAATCATTCCGTCCTGCATCTCACCGGTGCTATTGAAATTTTCGAAAAATATGATTCGGTATTAGAAGCTCTGGCAAGTTCAACTTCGACTGCATAA